The proteins below are encoded in one region of Silene latifolia isolate original U9 population chromosome 2, ASM4854445v1, whole genome shotgun sequence:
- the LOC141643217 gene encoding transcription factor BIM2-like, whose translation MMRTSNHHEEDEEDEAEDVAAGTDTSSHREGKSAEPKPSNYRSKHSETEQRRRNKINERFQILRELVPPNDQKRDKASLLLEVIEYIQFLQEKLQVYEGSYQQVWNQDPTKLTPWRFNNGTVDNFGTHPQPVKNGSLDEDNVAKQARIIHGSLESELSGEFAYRGVDLLTGPTTPTVCFDVPFQSCGSVPSKSILPNENVVSQPHFSSMAVAQSSILGDQSRAYEGSSNSISSAYSQRILRNLTQELQTSGVDLSQANISVQLDVGKRETFGSVPIATTEGVADRSPTSQLKSHSLDVDASAKESVQAVKRFRSGDS comes from the exons ATGATGAGAACATCCAATCATcacgaagaagatgaagaagacgAAGCCGAAGATGTCGCCGCTGGTACTGACACCTCTTCTCACCGAG AGGGAAAAAGCGCTGAGCCAAAACCTAGCAATTATCGGTCTAAGCATTCCGAAACTGAGCAGCGTAGGCGCAATAAAATCAACGAGAG GTTTCAGATATTGAGAGAGCTTGTACCTCCAAATGATCAGAAGAGGGATAAAGCTTCGCTTTTGTTGGAG GTTATAGAGTACATCCAATTTCTTCAAGAGAAGTTACAAGTGTACGAGGGATCATATCAACAAGTATGGAATCAAGATCCCACAAAATTGACACCATGG AGATTCAATAATGGGACCGTGGACAACTTTGGTACTCACCCTCAACCTGTGAAAAATGGATCCTTGGATGAGGACAATGTAGCTAAGCAAGCTAGGATTATTCACGGATCGTTAGAATCAGAGTTAAGTGGAGAATTCGCTTATAGAGGGGTTGATCTTCTTACTGGGCCTACAACTCCAACTGTTTGTTTCGATGTTCCATTTCAATCATGTGGTTCTGTTCCTAGCAAAAGTATCCTGCCAAATGAAAACGTTGTTTCCCAGCCTCATTTTTCCTCTATGGCTGTGGCTCAGAGTTCTATATTAGGAGACCAAAGCAGGGCGTATGAAGGTAGCTCAAATAGCATCTCCAGTGCTTACTCCCAGAG GATATTGAGAAATCTCACCCAGGAATTACAGACCTCTGGAGTTGATTTATCCCAAGCTAACATCTCAGTTCAACTTGACGTTGGAAAACGGGAAACTTTTGGCTCGGTGCCTATTGCAACTAcggag GGAGTTGCTGATCGGTCTCCAACTAGCCAGCTCAAGTCACACTCACTCGATGTCGATGCAAGTGCAAAGGAGTCAGTTCAGGCTGTCAAGAGATTCAGAAGTGGGGATAGCTAG